The genome window tacataaattaaAAAGACGGACGTGCCATTCGGTGGACCATACCTGGACAGTACACTGCCCTTCGTGCTAAGCGTTCATTAATATCATTGAAATTAGTCTAAACTTCAAAGTTTGCTTAGAATACTTCGCACTAATAAAAGTTATATTGGTTATATGTACCAAAACAAAAATTAGATTACATTTTACAAGACACAGAGAAATAATAATTCGATGGAAGTCTGTGGCTAACAGAGGAAAAGAGAACACACTTTCGTAAACCATTATTTGACTATAACAGCTGTGGAAATATTATATCATTGGATTTTACCCCCAGTCATACTCGCAAACAATATACTTCAAAAAGGCTGCAACTTTGGTGACGTTTCTAGTCTTAGTTCAATTGTGAAAGGTTGATCTCTAAATAGATCAAATATATTCTCATGTCACCTCAGAGGCCTATACATACCAAAACTTCGTCACTAACATGCAGTGTGCGTTGACCTGAATTTTCTGTTATGAATAAGGGTGGGAATTTTACGGTCAGAAGCAGGTGAAATAATGTTCTCATTAGTGAGAGCACTAAAATTGTGATAGATATGGGTAGGGGAACTACTAAAATGCAGTAACGCTCTCTACAAATTATTCGGGCTGTTACGAAAGTACGAACGAGGCTGTAATCGGAATCTTCTCTAAAGCTTGTTTTTGTTAGTAAAAGCGAAATCTTGTACTTTCTCTGTGTTTCCTTTAGAGTTTGCAACCAAGTACTGTCGGTTAttattaaaataatagaaattcataCAGTGTCTGAATGTTAATTCACTGAATACATGTGCTGTGGTTGAGATCTCAGATAGAGCAGAATAAAAACCCGTAATTATAAAATAATTGCTGAATTAAAATGCTTCCGCAacaagctagagagagagagatagacagatagacacagggagagagagagcaaACTAATTGTACATAATTTTTGTTAGCTACCTTGTATTCGGTGTCTCGAAACTTTGTCTAAAGGCTGTAGATAAGTACTGATATAATAAATGTATAAACTTTCTGCACTTCAATCTTTGCATCATTTGAAATATATTACGCTGTATTTTATTTACACACTACAAAAAAACTAGTTTGTTAACGGCAAAGAATATGTGAATGGATACAAAATATCCATCTTTCCTCAAGTTAGGTACTTTAGGGGTTGAAGAAGGATAGTGTATTAAAAGGTGATATGGGTAAAAGGTTGTAGGCTACACACATAAGAAATATTGCTAAGAAACCTGTAATAGTGCAGACTCACTGTATCACTGGATTACGTGTTTTTGGAATGTGGGTAGTGCATCGTTTCGAAAGAAGAGAAAAGGCAAATTTTTGCAAAACCTGAACAGTATTGCATCAGTCTTTGTATCGTAGATTAGGTTAACAAACTGTAATGTATACTGCAACGGTCACCAAAACGAAAATCTCTGAAGTTGAAGACCAATAACAGAGCGTCTGAAGTATGGAATTACCGAAACATTACtggatgaaatggaaatgagcgtttggcgtcattgggcgggaggcccttagcggggcaggtccggccgccttggtgtattcaacgccacattgggtgatCTGCGCGCAGGATGGGGATGAAAGACGAATTGATGATGAAGACATCACAACACTCAGTCCataagcggagaaaatccccgacccagcagggaatcgaacccgggccggtaggacggcaatccgtcaccctgaccactcagctatcggggcggacattactGGATGAACGCATAGCTTTCATTTCTATCGATCTTGTACATGAgaaacgacttctctttgtttcggATGCTTCATACAAACTGCGAAACCTCCTAGCATGTGAACTGAAGAGCCACATCTTTGGAAGGCAAGAGGTTTTGTAGCGTCTATACCATCTATAGTAGTAATTATCGGTCACTGTCAATCTTTCACTATGACGATGTATGTATTTAATTGGGAAGAGAGTTGATTACTTATGAAACAGCTGTTTTCCCTCCTAAATAAATGAAAGGTGAAACTTTCCAAATTACTGTCAGttttatacttacacacacagccAATATTCTGTTGTACAAATCTTGATCGAAGAACAGTCGCTGATCGACGAGAACACGCCTCTGTAGGTCAGCTGGATAGAGCGAATCGGTCTTGGCGTATTTGGAAACTAGATACATCGCAATTGCACGGCTGTTCCATAAAAAAGAAATGTACGTTACATACCGAACACTGCAAGTACATGAAACTATTAACTATATTGCAGTTTAAAATTATTGTAAGGTGCAGCAGTTTAATTTACTGAAACTAATGCTAGTATAGCCGCCGCACTACACTTAATCACAAAGGTGAGTACAAAGGAAGCAGTATTTTTCAAAAATCCTTTTTTTGTTGTAAATATGTGGCAAAAAGTTGTACCGCTTAAAGTTGTACCTCATTCTGACACAATATCTTCCAGGTTCAATGCAACTTCGCCGACATTTACAAAGAATCTGAATTCCTGTACAAagaaaattggttggttggttggttggtttggggaaggagaccagacagcgtggtcatcggtctcatcggattagggaaggattgggaaggaagtcggccgtgccctttcagaggaaccatcccggcatttacctggagcgatttagggaaatcacggaaaacctaaatcaggatggccggacgcgggattgaaccgtcgtcctcccgaatgcgagtccagtgtgctaaccactgcgctaccccgctcgggAAAATTGGTTGGAGCACCTACTTATCAGAGCGGATCTTCAGCCATATGGGCATGGAACTATTACTTGTAGTAACTACAAATGGATGTGAAATAGATTCTAACTTGGAGTGCTTTATTATCTTCACAATCGCATTGACCTCATGGAGTCGCGCTTTAAGTTGGAACAGAATATCTGCACATAGAAATCCATTTCGTTTGGTGCCCACCGTAGCATGTTGAAACAACACTAACATTTTCAAATATTGCAGCGTTATCCACTGACACTCAACAATTTTCCATTATGATGCCTTTCAGCAGCTGCAGAGTTTTACGTGTCCAAAACGTGATGTCCTACTACCCAGGGAAGAGTACCAATCAGCGACTCACATCGTTTGTGAACTTCAGAATGAATTCGTAGACATGCTGCAGGCAACATGAGGTCATTAACATCCTCGACCTTAATTATGCtatgaatgttaaaatatttcactCGTTTCCTACGCAGGAACCTTACCCAGGAACCTAACAACAGGACGCTGCGCACCCGTGAAGCAAGTTACTGCACGAGTTTCTatactgttacttgccagtgtttGCTTATCTAAATGATGATGCCACATCCGACATAATCTTCGCACCGTGCTTACGTATTTAACGGCTGTCAATGACAATTTttagtgttatatttgttttgcagCTGTCGTTTCACTCATCCTACGATGTAAAATCCGTCTTATGTTTTGGTCTTCTCTGACAGGCTGCATTGAGAATTCACGCAACTTAATCTTTGGTAATTATGGAGATTTCCTCGGAAGGAGAGAGGTAACAAGAAAAATTTCCGTGCGTAAAGTCTCATCAGCTCGTATAATAATCATTATTTCATATTAAATTGGTATCATATTCGAAGCTCCATTCAACAGTTTCGTGATCCCTAAATTAATACTGTACAAGCGTAATTTAAGTGGAAGCAGTTGAATATGTCACAAGTTGTGGAACAACTTTCTAGCATCAATTACTTTATTCCATTATGAGTCACAGaggtaaaatatgaaataaatggtGATAACAAAAACTTTCTCTCTACTCATGTGCTAACACGTAAGATCAGTACCAACCTCTCAGCAATGACTAAACCATTGTCGTCTATTGTAGGAACAGTGTGCTGTGGGTTTTTCTGCAACAAAAAGAATCAACGGCATCCATTTAACAAAGAAACATTAATTGTGTACACTTTCTCTTATTTACATTGATTCTTTCATTTtccaaaagtaaacaaataaaaatgatggTGTATATAAGTGAGGTAGACTAGTGCTATATTTCCATTTAAGATATAATTTCGGAAAAGCAAACCATGGGTACGTAACCTAGAATATGACTCCAGAAGTGCGTTTCGGTATACATGCTTCAGATTCTAAGTCTTCTTAGTTAGAAAACACATATTTTTTCATATGTATTGTACAGATTAATGGAATCTTTTAATcgatattacattttatttttcagtacTTCAAACATAATAAAAGATTGTACTTCATACAATGTTGACGAAAAAAATAATCTTAGTGTTAATGAACAATTATTCTGATAACTTTTATGATAACAAGAACAATAATGTTTTGCAGCGCTTCATCAAGTTTTGGGCAGAATACTGCTTTTTTTAACTATTATAGTCCGACTGAAGTTAATATAGACAAAAACTGATGGATTACCTTAACCATTTCAGGATTTTTCACTCCGTTTTCGATGTCCCTTACATCCACTTTTTTGAGATCCACTCCAATCACACCAGCTACTAGACGAACAAGGCAACATGGAGGACTGGCGTCGTGGTTGTACAGAATTATGGGT of Schistocerca serialis cubense isolate TAMUIC-IGC-003099 chromosome 2, iqSchSeri2.2, whole genome shotgun sequence contains these proteins:
- the LOC126457151 gene encoding glutathione S-transferase D7-like, with the protein product MSPIILYNHDASPPCCLVRLVAGVIGVDLKKVDVRDIENGVKNPEMVKKNPQHTVPTIDDNGLVIAESRAIAMYLVSKYAKTDSLYPADLQRRVLVDQRLFFDQDLYNRILAVCAPLFYGKPVPQSDADKMKDGLDTLSRMLDGKQWLAGDKVTLADYAVAVSLATLEYNTEFAIDAAKHPNITQWISRLEESSPMYREHIEQFFETVRKTAEEEKKKALQK